The proteins below come from a single Kosakonia sp. SMBL-WEM22 genomic window:
- a CDS encoding GNAT family N-acetyltransferase, giving the protein MMTIRKASVEDAAQLSKMGYASYSHHFAHLWQEKSELEAFLHQEYAVPSLQQSLQSEAEEWFIVCDPEPVGFAKVTWHCAIADDGPAGTLLHKLYLLPGKTGKGYGEYLINEIAREAQCRGETFFWLEVLDANPHAQRFYQRQGFTFIKSTLFRTPSQQSTLHIFGKAL; this is encoded by the coding sequence ATGATGACGATACGTAAAGCGAGCGTGGAAGATGCCGCGCAGTTGAGCAAGATGGGCTATGCCAGCTACAGCCACCATTTCGCGCACCTATGGCAGGAGAAGAGTGAACTGGAGGCATTTCTGCACCAGGAGTACGCGGTGCCATCCCTACAACAGAGCCTGCAAAGCGAAGCGGAAGAGTGGTTTATCGTCTGCGATCCTGAACCGGTGGGTTTTGCCAAAGTCACCTGGCATTGCGCGATTGCGGATGATGGCCCGGCAGGTACGCTGCTGCATAAGCTCTATCTCTTGCCTGGCAAAACGGGAAAAGGCTACGGCGAGTATCTCATCAATGAGATAGCGCGTGAGGCGCAATGCCGTGGCGAGACCTTTTTCTGGCTGGAGGTGCTGGATGCCAACCCGCACGCGCAGCGTTTCTATCAACGCCAGGGGTTCACCTTTATCAAGAGCACCCTCTTTCGCACCCCTTCCCAACAAAGCACACTGCATATTTTCGGCAAAGCGCTTTAA
- a CDS encoding acyltransferase translates to MHTASLRHAAVSNVTCGENVVIYEPANLYDCTLADEVFVGPFVEIQGNTQIGKATKIQSHTFICEYVTIGEGCFIGHGVMFANDLFRDGKPDPDRNNWGRITIGSGVSIGSGATILAVSICDGCVIGAGSVVTKSITVKGVYAGNPARLLRRL, encoded by the coding sequence ATGCATACCGCCTCTCTTCGCCACGCCGCCGTTAGCAACGTCACCTGCGGTGAAAATGTGGTGATTTATGAGCCCGCCAATCTGTATGACTGCACGTTAGCGGATGAGGTTTTTGTCGGCCCCTTTGTGGAAATTCAGGGCAATACGCAGATTGGCAAAGCCACGAAGATCCAGTCCCACACCTTTATCTGCGAGTACGTCACCATTGGCGAGGGCTGTTTTATCGGCCACGGGGTGATGTTCGCCAACGATCTCTTTCGCGACGGTAAACCCGATCCCGATCGCAACAACTGGGGGCGGATCACGATTGGCAGTGGCGTATCGATTGGTAGCGGCGCAACGATCCTGGCGGTCTCGATTTGCGACGGCTGCGTAATTGGCGCGGGCAGCGTGGTGACAAAGTCGATAACGGTGAAAGGGGTTTATGCAGGCAACCCGGCGCGACTGCTGCGCCGGTTGTAA
- a CDS encoding YjbH domain-containing protein: protein MKKSFVISILALGVSAACHAESWPEPIGPSQSDFGGVGLLQTPTARMAPEGELSLNYRDNDQYRYYSGSVQLFPWLETTLRYTDVRTRKYSPVEAFSGNQTYKDKAFDLKLRLWEESYWLPQVSVGARDIGGTGLFDGEYLVANKAWGPFDFSLGIGWGYLGTSGNIKNPICSYKSSYCVRDNRYKQAGSTDTSQMFRGPSALFGGVEYQTPWNPLRLKLEYEGNNYQQDFAGKLPQRSKVNVGAIYRVSDWADINLSYERGNTWMFGFTLRNNFNNLRPAYNDNSRPKYQPQPQDAILQHSVVANQLTLLKYNAGLAEPKIQVKGDTLYVTGEQVKYRHNQEGVERANRIIMNDLPDGIRTIRVTENRLHLPAVTTETDVASLKRHLEGEPLGQDTELVQKRVTPIVPEKTEQGWYIDRTAFDFHLDPVLNQSLGGPEGFYMYQLGIMATADWWVTDHLLTTGSLFGNISNNYDKFNYTNPPKDSGLPRVRTRVREYVQNDVYVNNLQANYLQYLGNNFYGQVYGGYLETMYGGAGAEVLWRPVDGPLAFGIDANYVKQRDWRSAQDMMKFTDYSVKTGHFTAYWTPWFAQDVLVKASVGQYLAGDKGATLEVAKHFDSGIVVGAYATKTNVSAAQYGEGDFTKGVYVSVPLDLFSASPTRSRAAIGWTPLTRDGGQKLGRKFDLYSLTSDKSVNFQ from the coding sequence ATGAAAAAATCGTTTGTTATTAGCATATTGGCGCTTGGCGTGAGCGCCGCTTGTCACGCGGAGTCCTGGCCGGAACCGATCGGTCCTTCGCAGTCAGATTTCGGCGGCGTCGGCCTGCTGCAAACGCCCACCGCGCGTATGGCGCCCGAGGGTGAACTGAGCCTGAACTACCGCGATAACGATCAGTACCGTTACTACTCTGGCTCGGTGCAGCTCTTCCCGTGGCTGGAAACCACGCTGCGCTACACCGACGTGCGCACGCGCAAATATAGCCCGGTTGAAGCGTTCTCCGGCAACCAGACCTATAAAGACAAAGCATTCGATCTCAAATTACGCCTCTGGGAAGAGAGCTACTGGCTGCCGCAAGTCTCCGTCGGCGCGCGCGATATCGGCGGGACGGGGCTGTTCGACGGCGAATATCTGGTGGCGAATAAAGCCTGGGGGCCGTTTGATTTCTCCCTCGGTATCGGCTGGGGCTATCTCGGCACCAGTGGAAATATTAAAAACCCGATCTGTAGTTACAAGTCATCCTATTGTGTGCGTGATAACCGCTATAAACAGGCCGGTTCAACGGATACCAGCCAGATGTTCCGCGGCCCGAGTGCGCTGTTCGGCGGTGTGGAGTACCAGACGCCATGGAACCCGCTGCGCCTGAAGCTGGAGTATGAAGGCAACAATTACCAGCAGGATTTCGCCGGCAAACTGCCGCAGCGCAGCAAAGTGAATGTCGGTGCTATCTATCGCGTATCGGACTGGGCAGACATCAACCTGAGCTACGAACGCGGCAATACCTGGATGTTTGGCTTTACCCTGCGCAATAACTTCAATAATTTGCGCCCTGCATATAACGATAACTCCCGACCGAAGTATCAACCGCAGCCGCAGGATGCGATCCTGCAGCACTCGGTGGTGGCGAACCAGCTGACGTTGCTGAAGTACAACGCCGGTCTCGCGGAGCCGAAAATTCAGGTGAAGGGGGATACGCTGTATGTCACCGGCGAGCAGGTTAAGTATCGTCATAACCAGGAAGGGGTTGAGCGCGCCAATCGTATCATCATGAATGATTTGCCGGATGGTATTCGCACCATCCGCGTGACGGAAAACCGCCTCCATCTACCAGCCGTGACCACCGAAACGGATGTCGCCAGCCTGAAACGCCACCTTGAGGGCGAACCGCTGGGGCAGGATACGGAGCTGGTGCAAAAACGCGTCACGCCAATTGTGCCGGAGAAAACCGAGCAGGGCTGGTATATCGACCGCACGGCGTTCGACTTCCATCTCGATCCGGTGCTTAACCAGTCTCTCGGCGGCCCGGAAGGCTTCTACATGTATCAGTTGGGGATAATGGCGACCGCCGACTGGTGGGTGACTGACCATCTGCTGACTACCGGCAGCCTGTTCGGCAACATCTCCAATAACTATGACAAGTTTAACTACACCAACCCGCCGAAGGACTCCGGGCTGCCGCGCGTGCGTACCCGCGTGCGTGAATATGTGCAGAACGATGTCTATGTGAACAACCTGCAGGCCAACTATCTCCAGTACCTCGGTAATAACTTCTATGGACAGGTCTATGGTGGTTATCTGGAGACGATGTACGGTGGTGCCGGTGCAGAGGTACTGTGGCGTCCGGTCGACGGGCCGCTGGCCTTCGGCATTGACGCGAACTATGTGAAACAGCGTGACTGGCGCAGCGCGCAGGACATGATGAAGTTCACCGATTACAGCGTAAAAACCGGGCACTTCACCGCTTACTGGACGCCGTGGTTCGCCCAGGATGTGCTGGTTAAAGCGAGCGTCGGACAGTATCTGGCTGGTGATAAAGGCGCAACACTGGAGGTGGCGAAACACTTCGACAGCGGCATTGTGGTCGGAGCGTATGCGACGAAAACCAACGTTTCCGCCGCGCAGTATGGCGAAGGGGATTTCACTAAAGGGGTGTATGTCTCCGTACCGCTGGATCTGTTCAGCGCCAGCCCAACCCGCAGCCGTGCTGCTATCGGCTGGACACCGCTGACGCGTGACGGCGGCCAGAAACTGGGCCGTAAGTTCGATCTCTACAGCCTGACCAGCGATAAGTCGGTTAACTTCCAGTAA
- a CDS encoding capsule biosynthesis GfcC D2 domain-containing protein: MKTGALLLMLASLASPLALAAGTIDVYTAGDSKPKTLTNAEHLVDLVGQPRLANSWWPGAVISERKATIAEQARHQALLARLATLASEEGGDSAAAINGLRQQLQGVKVTGRQLVELDPDFLRTHRRANRPLQGDYTLWVGPQPTTITVVGLVSRPGKKPFTPERDVVSYLNDMDLLSGADRSYAWVVYPNGKTQKVPVAYWNRRHVEPMPGSVIFVGFAPGLWSDENEELNADILQSLTHRIPE, from the coding sequence ATGAAAACAGGCGCGCTCCTTTTAATGCTTGCAAGCCTCGCCTCTCCGCTGGCGCTGGCAGCTGGCACTATTGATGTCTACACCGCTGGCGACAGCAAGCCGAAAACCTTAACCAACGCCGAACACCTGGTCGATCTGGTGGGTCAGCCGCGACTGGCGAATAGCTGGTGGCCGGGCGCGGTAATCAGCGAGCGCAAGGCGACGATCGCCGAGCAGGCGCGCCATCAGGCGCTGCTGGCGCGGCTCGCCACGCTCGCGTCAGAAGAGGGCGGCGACAGTGCCGCCGCTATCAACGGCTTGCGTCAGCAGTTGCAGGGAGTAAAGGTCACCGGCAGGCAGCTTGTCGAACTCGACCCCGATTTTTTGCGCACGCACCGTCGCGCGAACCGACCATTGCAAGGCGACTACACCCTGTGGGTGGGACCGCAGCCGACCACAATTACTGTCGTCGGGCTGGTGAGCCGTCCGGGCAAGAAACCCTTTACGCCAGAGCGTGATGTGGTGAGCTATCTCAATGATATGGATCTGTTGAGCGGCGCGGATCGCAGCTATGCATGGGTAGTCTATCCCAACGGTAAAACGCAAAAGGTACCGGTGGCTTACTGGAACCGTCGTCACGTCGAGCCGATGCCCGGCAGCGTGATTTTCGTCGGTTTCGCACCGGGTTTGTGGAGCGATGAGAATGAGGAACTCAATGCCGACATTCTCCAGTCCCTGACGCATCGGATACCGGAATAA
- a CDS encoding YjbF family lipoprotein — protein sequence MKRPGIILICLLLQACSGPIKGLGNSLWNSVFGTPGVQLTDEDIRNMPYASQYMRLNNGPQLFVVLAFAENGQQKWVTQDQAVIVTQNYRIVKTHLGTDNLLDVTNLAADPLAKPNQIIDGTRWTRTIGWTEYKQVRYATARSVFHWNGTDTVQVGSDETRVRVLDEDVTTDQKSWRNRYWVDEAGVIRQSEQYLGAEWFPVKTTLIKAGKQ from the coding sequence GTGAAGCGACCTGGTATCATTTTGATTTGCCTGCTCCTTCAGGCATGTTCTGGCCCGATCAAAGGCCTCGGGAATTCACTCTGGAATAGCGTATTTGGCACGCCGGGCGTGCAGCTTACCGATGAAGATATCCGTAATATGCCCTACGCCAGCCAATATATGCGGCTTAATAACGGCCCTCAGCTGTTTGTGGTGTTGGCATTTGCCGAAAACGGGCAGCAAAAATGGGTGACGCAAGATCAGGCTGTCATCGTGACGCAAAACTATCGCATCGTTAAAACCCATCTCGGCACCGATAACCTGCTTGATGTTACTAACCTGGCGGCAGACCCGCTGGCGAAACCTAACCAAATTATCGACGGCACCCGCTGGACGCGCACGATAGGCTGGACCGAATACAAGCAGGTGCGTTACGCCACTGCCCGCTCGGTGTTCCACTGGAATGGTACCGATACCGTGCAAGTGGGCAGCGACGAAACCCGCGTTCGTGTGCTTGATGAGGACGTCACCACGGATCAAAAAAGCTGGCGCAACCGCTACTGGGTGGATGAGGCCGGGGTAATCCGCCAGTCTGAACAATACCTTGGCGCGGAGTGGTTCCCGGTGAAAACCACGCTGATTAAGGCGGGCAAACAATGA
- the yjbE gene encoding exopolysaccharide production protein YjbE has protein sequence MKKALYGIFAITALAATSAFAAPVQTGDAAGSAATSVSAGSSAATSTSTVGSAVGVALAATGGGDGSNTGTTTTTTTSTQ, from the coding sequence ATGAAAAAAGCTCTTTATGGCATTTTTGCCATAACCGCGCTTGCGGCGACGTCTGCTTTCGCTGCACCGGTGCAAACCGGTGACGCAGCAGGCTCGGCAGCGACCTCTGTTTCTGCAGGCAGCTCTGCAGCAACGAGTACGAGCACCGTAGGGTCAGCGGTAGGTGTCGCTCTGGCGGCAACCGGTGGCGGTGATGGCTCCAATACGGGGACCACAACCACCACCACAACAAGCACCCAGTAA
- the pgi gene encoding glucose-6-phosphate isomerase: MKNINPTQTSAWQALQKHYAEMKDVTLADLFAKDSDRFTKFSATFDDLMLVDYSKNRITQETLDALLALAKETDLAGAIKSMFSGEKINRTEDRAVLHVALRNRSNTPIMVDGKDVMPEVNAVLEKMKSFSEAIISGSWKGYTGKPITDVVNIGIGGSDLGPFMVTEALRPYKNHLNMHFVSNVDGTHIAEVLKKVNPESTLFLVASKTFTTQETMTNAHSAREWFLKTAGDEKHVAKHFAALSTNAKAVGEFGIDTANMFEFWDWVGGRYSLWSAIGLSIILSVGFDNFVELLSGAHAMDKHFASTELDKNLPVLLALIGIWYNNFFGAETEAILPYDQYMHRFAAYFQQGNMESNGKYVDRNGDAVDYQTGPIIWGEPGTNGQHAFYQLIHQGTKMVPCDFIAPAITHNALSDHHQKLLSNFFAQTEALAFGKSREVVEQEYRDQGKDPATLDHVVPFKVFEGNRPTNSILLREITPFSLGALIALYEHKIFTQGAILNIFTFDQWGVELGKQLANRILPELGDDSAISSHDSSTNGLINRYKSWRG, translated from the coding sequence ATGAAAAACATCAATCCAACGCAGACTTCTGCCTGGCAGGCACTACAGAAACACTACGCTGAAATGAAGGACGTCACCCTTGCGGATCTCTTCGCAAAAGACAGTGACCGCTTTACCAAATTCTCCGCCACCTTCGACGATCTGATGCTGGTGGACTACTCCAAAAACCGCATCACGCAAGAGACCCTCGACGCGCTGCTGGCGCTGGCAAAAGAGACCGATCTGGCTGGTGCCATTAAATCGATGTTCTCCGGCGAGAAGATCAACCGCACCGAAGATCGCGCCGTGCTGCATGTCGCGCTGCGTAACCGTAGCAATACGCCGATTATGGTCGATGGCAAAGATGTGATGCCGGAAGTGAATGCGGTGCTGGAGAAGATGAAAAGCTTCTCTGAAGCGATCATTTCAGGCAGCTGGAAAGGCTACACCGGCAAGCCGATCACCGACGTGGTTAACATCGGCATTGGCGGCTCAGATCTCGGCCCGTTTATGGTCACCGAAGCGCTGCGCCCGTACAAAAACCACCTCAATATGCACTTTGTTTCTAACGTCGATGGTACCCACATCGCTGAAGTGCTGAAGAAGGTGAACCCGGAAAGCACGCTGTTCCTCGTGGCATCGAAAACCTTCACCACCCAGGAAACCATGACCAACGCCCACAGCGCGCGCGAGTGGTTCCTGAAAACGGCCGGTGACGAAAAGCACGTGGCGAAGCACTTTGCCGCGCTCTCGACCAACGCCAAAGCGGTGGGTGAGTTCGGGATTGATACCGCCAATATGTTTGAGTTCTGGGACTGGGTCGGCGGTCGTTACTCCCTGTGGTCGGCGATTGGCCTGTCGATCATCCTCTCCGTGGGCTTCGACAACTTTGTTGAGCTGCTTTCCGGCGCGCACGCGATGGACAAGCACTTCGCCTCCACCGAGCTGGATAAGAACCTGCCGGTGCTGCTGGCGCTGATCGGTATCTGGTACAACAACTTCTTCGGCGCTGAAACCGAAGCGATCCTGCCGTATGACCAGTACATGCACCGTTTTGCCGCCTACTTCCAGCAGGGCAACATGGAGTCCAACGGCAAATACGTTGACCGTAATGGCGACGCGGTGGATTACCAGACTGGCCCGATCATCTGGGGTGAGCCGGGGACTAACGGCCAGCATGCGTTTTACCAGCTGATTCACCAGGGAACCAAAATGGTGCCGTGCGATTTCATCGCCCCGGCCATCACCCATAACGCCCTTTCCGATCACCACCAGAAGCTGCTCTCTAACTTCTTCGCTCAGACCGAAGCGCTGGCGTTCGGTAAATCCCGCGAGGTGGTTGAGCAAGAGTATCGCGATCAGGGTAAAGATCCGGCAACGTTGGACCACGTGGTGCCGTTCAAGGTGTTTGAAGGCAACCGCCCGACCAACTCCATCCTGCTGCGTGAAATTACGCCGTTTAGCCTCGGCGCGCTGATCGCGCTCTATGAGCACAAAATCTTCACCCAGGGCGCGATCCTCAACATCTTCACCTTTGACCAGTGGGGCGTTGAGCTGGGCAAACAGCTGGCAAACCGTATCCTGCCAGAGCTGGGCGACGATAGCGCCATCTCCAGCCACGACAGCTCGACAAACGGGCTGATTAACCGCTACAAATCCTGGCGCGGTTAA
- the lysC gene encoding lysine-sensitive aspartokinase 3 — MSSFVVAKFGGTSVADYDAMNRSADVVLSDNSVRLVVLSASAGVTNLLVALAEGLEATERFVKLDAIRKIQFDILERMESQAVIREEIERLLENITTLAEAASLATSAALTDELVSHGELMSTLLFVEVLRERSVQAQWFDIRKVMRTSDRFGRAEPDVATLSTLATQQLAPRIDEGLVITQGFIGSEAKGRTTTLGRGGSDYTAALLAEALSASRVDIWTDVPGIYTTDPRVVPAAKRIDEIAFEEAAEMATFGAKVLHPATLLPAVRSDIPVFVGSSKDPQAGGTLVCNNTTNPPLFRALALRRKQTLLTLHSLNMLHSRGFLAEVFGILARHNISVDLITTSEVSVALTLDTTGSTSTGDTLLTQGLLMELSALCRVEVEEDLALVALIGNDLSKACGVGKEVFGVLEPFNIRMICYGASSHNLCFLVPGKEAEQVVQKLHHNLFE, encoded by the coding sequence ATGTCAAGTTTCGTTGTCGCTAAATTTGGCGGCACCAGTGTTGCCGATTACGATGCCATGAACCGCAGTGCGGATGTGGTGCTCTCCGATAACAGTGTCCGTCTGGTGGTGCTCTCCGCTTCCGCGGGCGTGACCAACTTACTGGTTGCGCTGGCCGAAGGTCTTGAAGCAACCGAGCGTTTCGTCAAGCTCGACGCCATTCGCAAAATTCAGTTCGATATTCTGGAGCGTATGGAGAGCCAGGCGGTGATCCGCGAAGAGATCGAACGCCTGCTGGAAAATATCACCACCCTTGCCGAAGCCGCCTCGCTGGCAACCTCGGCGGCGCTGACGGATGAGCTTGTGAGCCACGGCGAACTGATGTCGACGCTGCTGTTTGTGGAAGTGCTGCGCGAGCGTAGCGTACAGGCGCAGTGGTTTGATATCCGCAAAGTGATGCGTACCAGCGATCGCTTTGGCCGTGCCGAGCCGGATGTGGCGACCCTCTCAACGCTTGCCACGCAGCAGCTTGCGCCGCGCATCGATGAGGGTCTGGTGATCACCCAAGGCTTTATCGGCAGTGAAGCGAAAGGCCGCACCACCACGCTGGGCCGCGGCGGCAGCGATTACACCGCAGCCTTGCTGGCTGAAGCGCTGAGCGCGTCGCGCGTTGATATCTGGACCGATGTGCCGGGCATTTACACCACCGATCCGCGCGTGGTGCCGGCGGCAAAACGCATTGATGAAATCGCCTTTGAAGAGGCGGCAGAGATGGCGACCTTCGGCGCGAAAGTGCTCCATCCGGCGACGCTGTTACCGGCGGTGCGCAGCGATATCCCGGTGTTTGTTGGCTCCAGCAAAGATCCGCAGGCAGGCGGCACGCTGGTGTGCAATAACACCACGAATCCGCCGCTGTTCCGGGCGCTGGCGCTGCGCCGCAAGCAGACGCTGTTAACGCTGCACAGCCTGAACATGCTCCACTCGCGCGGCTTCCTCGCCGAAGTGTTCGGCATCCTGGCACGGCACAATATTTCAGTCGATCTGATTACCACCTCGGAAGTGAGCGTGGCGCTGACGCTGGATACCACCGGTTCTACCTCCACGGGCGATACGCTGCTGACGCAGGGGCTATTGATGGAGCTGTCGGCGCTTTGCCGGGTAGAAGTGGAAGAGGATCTGGCGCTGGTGGCCCTGATTGGCAACGATTTGTCGAAAGCGTGCGGCGTGGGCAAAGAGGTGTTCGGCGTGCTCGAACCGTTCAATATCCGCATGATCTGTTATGGCGCCTCGAGCCATAACCTCTGTTTCCTCGTTCCCGGAAAAGAGGCCGAACAGGTGGTGCAGAAGTTACACCACAACCTGTTTGAGTGA
- a CDS encoding nucleotidyltransferase domain-containing protein has product MEQHGVDAAMRERVRLELEAVERKYDVRVLYACESGSRGWGFASPDSDYDVRFLYVHKPRWYLRVEPQRDVIELPIDAELDVCGWEWRKALGLLKGANPTLIEWLDSPVVYQQDEGVLAALRDQVPHWFSPVRARWHYYAMAKKNFRGYLQDEQVRLKKYFYVLRPLLAVRWIEAGKGMPPMRFATLLAGSDLGAPLRAEIDELLEVKQRAGEAQYGARRPLMHDFISRELARGEVADALPESRSGNVSDLDQLLFETVMA; this is encoded by the coding sequence ATGGAACAGCACGGAGTTGATGCCGCCATGCGTGAACGCGTGCGGCTCGAGTTAGAGGCAGTAGAGCGCAAATATGATGTGAGAGTGCTCTACGCCTGCGAATCGGGCAGTCGCGGCTGGGGCTTTGCCTCACCGGACAGCGATTATGATGTGCGCTTTTTGTATGTGCATAAGCCACGGTGGTATCTGCGCGTTGAGCCGCAGCGCGATGTGATCGAGCTTCCGATAGACGCGGAGCTGGATGTTTGCGGCTGGGAGTGGCGCAAAGCACTGGGGTTATTGAAGGGTGCAAACCCGACGCTTATCGAGTGGCTCGATTCGCCGGTGGTCTATCAGCAGGATGAGGGCGTACTGGCGGCGTTACGCGATCAGGTGCCGCACTGGTTTTCACCGGTTCGCGCGCGCTGGCACTACTACGCGATGGCGAAGAAGAACTTTCGCGGCTACTTACAGGATGAGCAGGTACGGCTGAAAAAATACTTCTATGTGCTGCGCCCGCTGCTGGCGGTACGCTGGATAGAGGCGGGAAAAGGGATGCCGCCGATGCGTTTCGCCACCCTGCTGGCAGGGAGCGATCTCGGCGCGCCGCTGCGGGCTGAAATCGATGAGCTGCTGGAGGTGAAGCAGCGGGCAGGTGAAGCGCAATACGGCGCGCGCCGACCGTTGATGCATGATTTTATCAGCCGGGAGCTGGCGCGCGGTGAAGTGGCAGATGCATTGCCCGAGAGCCGCAGCGGCAATGTCAGCGATCTCGACCAGTTGCTGTTTGAAACGGTGATGGCCTAA
- a CDS encoding RtcB family protein, producing MQHNDYNLLSRENSAPVKMWTHGVPVEPEAREQLLNTAKMPFIFKHLAVMPDVHLGKGSTIGSVIPTKGAIIPAAVGVDIGCGMIAVRTSLLASDLPDNLSGLRSAIEQAVPHGRSVNRSKRDKGAWSTPPEEVDAHWASLAPRFKRLTDKYPRLLKTNNYQHLGTLGTGNHFIEVCLDEQQRVWVMLHSGSRGVGNAIGNVFITLAQQDMQQHIANLPDRNLAYFREGSKHYEDYLEAVEWAQDFARHNREVMMSRVLAALSSIVTKPFMTQQEAVNCHHNYVQKETHFGEEVLVTRKGAVSAQKGQMGIIPGSMGAKSFIVRGLGNEESFCSCSHGAGRTMSRTAAKKRFTVEDQIRATAHVECRKDSEVIDEIPMAYKDIDAVMAAQASLVEVVHTLRQVVCVKG from the coding sequence ATGCAGCATAACGATTACAACCTGCTGTCGCGTGAAAACAGCGCGCCGGTGAAGATGTGGACCCACGGCGTGCCGGTCGAGCCAGAAGCGCGTGAACAACTGCTTAATACCGCAAAAATGCCGTTTATCTTCAAACATTTGGCGGTGATGCCGGATGTGCACCTCGGCAAAGGTTCCACCATCGGTAGCGTTATTCCGACCAAAGGGGCGATTATCCCGGCGGCAGTCGGCGTGGATATCGGTTGCGGCATGATCGCCGTGCGCACTTCGCTGCTGGCAAGCGATCTGCCCGATAACCTGAGCGGGCTGCGCAGCGCCATTGAGCAAGCCGTGCCGCACGGGCGCTCGGTGAACCGCTCGAAGCGTGATAAGGGCGCGTGGTCAACGCCACCGGAAGAGGTGGATGCGCACTGGGCGTCGCTTGCGCCGCGCTTTAAGCGGCTGACGGATAAATATCCGCGCTTGCTGAAAACCAACAACTATCAGCATCTGGGAACATTGGGCACCGGTAACCACTTTATTGAAGTGTGTCTGGATGAGCAGCAGCGGGTCTGGGTGATGTTGCACAGCGGTTCGCGCGGCGTGGGTAACGCTATCGGCAACGTCTTTATCACCCTGGCCCAGCAGGATATGCAGCAGCATATCGCCAATCTGCCGGACCGAAACCTTGCCTATTTCCGCGAGGGGAGCAAGCACTATGAGGACTATCTGGAGGCGGTCGAGTGGGCGCAGGATTTCGCCCGTCATAACCGGGAAGTGATGATGTCGCGCGTGCTGGCAGCGTTGTCGAGCATTGTCACTAAACCCTTTATGACCCAGCAGGAAGCGGTGAATTGCCACCATAACTATGTGCAAAAAGAGACGCACTTTGGTGAAGAGGTGCTGGTTACGCGTAAAGGTGCGGTTTCGGCGCAAAAAGGGCAGATGGGGATTATTCCCGGCTCAATGGGTGCGAAAAGCTTTATCGTGCGCGGGCTGGGGAATGAAGAGAGCTTTTGCTCATGCAGCCACGGTGCCGGGCGCACCATGAGCCGTACCGCGGCGAAAAAGCGCTTTACCGTTGAAGATCAGATCCGCGCTACCGCGCATGTGGAGTGTCGTAAAGACAGCGAGGTGATCGATGAGATCCCGATGGCCTATAAAGATATCGACGCCGTGATGGCGGCGCAGGCCTCGCTGGTGGAAGTGGTGCACACCCTTCGTCAGGTGGTGTGCGTAAAAGGATAA